The genomic window GGTGTAATTCCCTTCAGAATTCATTCCTTTGTCAATAACGATTGTAAGTCGCTCTTTGGTATTGTTCAGGTCGCATGCCACCCTAAACATTTCTTCCATGATTGATTCAAAGTGCTTGCTATCATGAATATTGCCTGGGTAAATCGAATAAAATAAAGGGAGTCTGGTGTCTCGTGCAACCAAAAGGCCGAGGCCGATCTGTCTGAGATGATGCCTGCCTTCCTTGTTTTTACCTCTGCACGCAATTTTCGACAAAGTTTGGCTTCCCATGAAGGTATAATAATTAGTGGTATCAAATAACAGACAATCAGACGAAGGCTTTTCGACCTGCCATAATCGTCTGAAGAATTTCGATATGATCGTGTTTAAGGTTTTTTCATCAACTCGGTCCCACTTGTCCCAGTATCGTTTGCATGAGAGTTCGTTTAGATCGACAGGGCGTATATGCTGGATCGCGGTTCTCTTATACCAATCCGATAATTTGTTTTTACTGACGGTCTCAATCATGCGATTCCAGACACAATAAAGGAAATATTCCCCTATTGAAGGTCCTTTTTCCCGATCGGCCGGTGGAATAATCTCATCAATCATAGAGCAAAGATCAAAGTCTTTATCTGCTTGCTGGGCCAACCACAGTGCACCGAATTCTTCAGCCTTTAAAGTGGTTATTTCCTGAGACTGGCCTTTTACAAGACTGGCTACCCGATCCGGTGAACCAATATAGGTTTGAGAAATAACCTTGGGCTTACCGTTTACCCGGGCGATCTCCCTGACATACAGGTAGGGTCTTCCTTTTTTCTTCTTGATATGGAAATGTGCCATGATTCATAATATTTAGTAGGGTCTTACATGTCAAGAAAAAAACAATAGAAAGACTGATTTGATAGGGTTTTGAGCATAGAAAGGTTGTGTGACTTGAGGGGTACTACAAGAGACAGGGTCGAAAACGCTTGTCAATAAAGGGATTCGACGATTCCGAACGGTTTATCTCCGAAACTCCTGTTTTACGGTAACGGAATCCTTGCTGAAAAGAGCCTCAAAAAAAGGGGCAAACACGCCGGGGGCGTCAGGCGGCGTTAATGCCGTTGCGTCCTTCACCGGGAAGGGATGACTAATAAAAAAAATTCATCTTTCCAAAAGAATTGCAAGAGCTGGGATGGATAGCAGGATCAAAGGCCACATCATCATGCCGCCCTGGGCAATCACATTCATGCAAACATCCCTTTTGTGCTTAAGTGTTGTTCAAGGTTCAGGCCGATAAAAACAAGGAAATAGTCATCTGTCTCTTCTCCGGTAAAAGGCGTGATCTGCCAGGTACCCGGGGCATACTGAAAGACCATCGGCCCTGGTTGGTCTTTAAACCGGACAATACCTTTAACCCGGAGAATCTGCTCCCCGCCCCCCTTGATTACGGCATTGAGAGCCGCCTCATCAATGGAGTGATCAAGGGTGACAAGCCGGGTCTCTATCTGATCGTCCTCATGGGTGGCATGGGTGCCCGGCATGTAAAAAAGAGGCCGTCTCAAGGGGTTGCGAAAATTAACGCCATAAAGCACGCCGGGATGGACCGCAGCATGAACAGTCTTGTGCACCACCGCCACCGGATTCAACTTATTAATCTGTTTTTCAATGCCTTCAAGGTCTGCTCCCGGCAGATCACATTTATTGATAAGAATCACATCTGCCAGCCGCACCTGATCTCTTGCCACCTCAAAGCGGTCCAGAATGCGTTGGCCTTCCGAGCCGTCCACAAGGGTGGTGACGGAACCGAATTCAAACAGATCGTCAAGATCCTGGAGTTCTGAAAGGATATTGGCAGGATTGGCAAGCCCTGTGGTCTCAAGCACAATAAAATCGGGCCGGTACCGGTCCAAAATGTCGGTAAGCGCAGCCCGGAGATTGCCTGCCAGGGTACAGCAGACACAACCTTCATCCATCTGGGTAACGGCATAGGTTTGATCCAGCAGGGCGGCATCCAGTCCCTTTTCCCCAATCTCATTTTGTATCACCGCCACAAAATTGTTGGCTGCGGTCTGGGCCTGGATAAAATGGTCCAAAAAACTGGTTTTTCCCGTGCCAAGAAACCCCGTCAGCAGAATAAACCGGGGTTTGGTCATGCTATCCACAGCTTTTTTGTCAAGGCTCTTGCCGGTTCCGGTCAGATTCGGGGTCCACCACAGCTCATTTTCATAGGGGTGGGGAAAGGGCATTGATTCGGACCAGGTGATATGGGATAACGAATCCTCCCAGTCCGCCACACCGGCTTTTTCGCCGTTGCTGAAATAGCCAAGTGTTAATCTTTGCTCATTGGTTTCAAGAAGACCCCGGGCCGCATCTTCTTTTTTCCGCTTTTGGGAATAAAAACAGGAGGGAGCCGCACCGAGGGTGTAGGAAAAGGAAGCCGCAAACGGCCTGAAAAATGCCATACCCATATCAAAGGCGGGCAGATCCTGGTCTATATCCCCGGGATTCACTGCCTGGAACGGGCCGTTTTCATTTACTATTTCAATCCCATTTTCAGCGATCCAGCCCAGGCGGTGAAGGGCTTGAAACGAAATAAAAATACCATGGTCAGATTTGAGACATTCAATTAAACCAATATGAAAGAGTCCTGCAAAATCAATGTGGTCAACAAAATTTCTGACTTTTTCCATATAATCCGGGCCCATGGCTAAAATCCCCGCTTCAATGGAATACTTTTCCACTAACGGCTCTTGAGGGGCCGGGTAATAGCTTAATAAAAATCGGGCTGTATGACCGGGGCCGGGGTCAACGGGAAAAAAGGAAAAGACGCCCGGCATGTCATTGACCTTTGCCGTTAAACTGCCCGGAGGCAACCCTGAGGTGACGGCTTCGTGAATACCGCTCCACCCTAAACGGTGGCGAATACCAGGGATATATGTTGACCGAATCAGCACAGCCCTTGCCAGTTCATACCCGACAAGTTCCGGCGCATTCACCACGGAAGGCGGCAGAAGGGTATCAAGTCCGCAGGCGGGATCTGTTTCAAGCATTTTCCGGCCTCCTTTATAACGGCCACGGGCCGACCTGGCATATCATCGGCCAGGCTCAGCCCACAACAAAGTTTAAAAGATCTGAGTGACTTACCCAGACTTTCTTATAACGGTCACGGACCGTCCTTGGTCTTTGACCGTGGTTCGGCCCAAAACGAATATTTAAACATCTCTGTGATTTACAGAGAGTTTCATATAAAATAAGGTGTCCAGAGAAGAGATCAACTCCGGACATCAGAGTTATATTGTTATCCGAAGGTGATGACATCTCCATTGCCAAGATAAGCTTTATCCTTGGAACGGAACCTTGCAGACCCTTCTACTACAGGGTAGCCGGCAGAAATGAATTTCTTGGCACACAGAACGCCCGTGCAGTGATTACAGCCGATCCGTTCAAATCCGTAATTTCTTAAAGAAATCACAAGATCGTCATACTTGGGGTCCCAGTCCTCAAACGGAGAGATATGAAGGCCGCCATAGATACCATGGAACTGGTCCTTTTCATACTTCAGTTCATTGTGCGCTGTTTCCGCAAACCGAATGATGCCTTGGTGGCAGCACCCGGTTACGGAAACAAGTCCCTTGTCCTTTACATTAAAATAAATGGACTGTTCTCCAAAAACCCGGCAAATAATGGGCACCGGGAACACATAAGTGGCCATACCGGGTATGTGTTTATACAAGCCGTTCTTAACCTCCACCAGTTTACCGGTGTGCCCTGAATCTTTGATGTACTTCTTTCCTTCGGGATAAAAGCCTTCAGGAATATATATGGTAATGGTGGGATCATATTTCAGGGTCACGGGCAGGCCCCAGTAGTGGTCAAAATGCTCATGGGAGATAAACAGGGCTTCAATTTCCCGATTTTCCAACATTTTGTCGATCCCTTCCCGCTTGAAGCATTCATCCATCCACTTATAGGACCAGCCGGAGTCCAGCAAAAATTTACGCTTGTTGCCTGAAAGCTCTTCAACTTCCAGCAGACAGGCGTATCCGCCGGCATTTTCCGGGTTGACTGAATTTTTTGCAATAATCTCCCAGGCTTTATCCAGGTCATGGGGAATCAGGTCTTTAATCTGTTGAATACCTGCCTCATAAGCTCCCTTGCCAAGGCCGGTGCCGTTGCCGAAGGGCGGCCAGTTATAGGTGTACTGGTTCACCAGCAGGCCGCCGGCACCTTTGATATCGCCCATGAGGACATGGTTGTCAAACCAGCTGGTTTCTGAAATATTGGTCACCTTGACGTTTCTGCAGGCGCCGATATCGGTCATTTTTCTCTCTTTTTGGGGAAAAAGCTTTTTCCTCATTCCGGAATAGGAAAACAGTCCCATGGCAGCCAGCGCGCCAATGCCCGTGCCGGTGACCGCACCCTTTAGAAAGTCCCTGCGTTGTATATTTTCAGACATGTTGTCTTCTCCTGTTAATTCATTTCGGTATGATATCAATGGCCTTGTACATTGCGGGCAGTATCAGAACAACCACAGCATAGACAGCCACACCAACGGCTAAGCCAACGCCCACACCTGTTACATATTTAGGCGTCACCCGAACGTCTGCAATTTTTGCCTTCATGTCCGCATGATCTTGTTCAATCTCACCCTGGGTTTTGGGCACCATTTTCCATGCAGGCCAGTTATCCATAAACCAGTGATGGGCCAGCCAGATATTGATCAGCCAGATGGTAGGAATCATGGGGAACTGCTGGGGATGGGAAAACCCTTTCTGGGTGCCCAGAAAAATATGGGAGGTTTTGTAGTAAACAATGTATAAAAGTACGGCAGCCACAAGGCATATAATCGTTCGAACGGCCACATTCACCGGCAGGCTGAATTTTTTCGGCCAATTGTCGCAGTAAAAGTTGAGAAACAGGGAGGGAACCAGGAAAAATATCGCCATTTCACCCACATGCAGCCATCTCCAGTCCGGTGCAAAATCCCGGCGGGTTCCCCTGATCGCTTCACCCCAGGTCAATTCCTGGACAAAATAGAGAAAAAAATGCATGGCAACGGCAATCAGGATGATCCCGAAAAAGGTGGCAATCCGCCTGGTCCAGTCGTTTTTAATCATACAAAAGGGATAGCGCTGCCAGATGGTCTCCACAAGCCAGACCACCACCGTACAGCACATGATCCAGGAAATATGGAAGTTACCGGATACGGTGTCTGCAAAGTCGCCCCAGTAAGGCGGTGCAATGGAAGTGAAATACTGCCAGGGATGGTACAAAATGCCCATGTGGGAGTGCATGGTCACAAAATAGATCACTGTGGACATAAAAAAGGTCAGCACTAAAATGGAAAAACCCCTGGCCGGCTGGGGCAGTTTCTGCCAAGGCGCACTTTCCATGGCAACCACCCAGGACGGTGAGAGCCAGGATGCGATGGCGGCAAACATCAGGATGGCCAGACAGGAATATTCTGCCGCAAAAAAGCTGGTCACACCGGGCAGCTTTTCAAGCTGTTCAGGGTTGAAATAGGCCAGCCCGAAGTTGCCCAGAAATGATTCAAAGAAACCTTTTATAAGCGCGAGCAATATCACCACGGAGATCAGGGTCAGCACAGGCCCTTTGACCAGCGGATGGGTGTTCTCGAGCCACTTTCTGTTAAAGGGCCAGTAATCAAAAATATAAACCATCCAGATCATCATGACCAGCCACCACCGGCAATACATATAGCCGACATATGGCGTGTACATCCGCATAATCCCCCGGGGATCCTGAAAAATCCACCAGGTGGCATAAAAAATAGCTAACGTGAAAACAAGGCTGACAACAGCGGGGACCGGGCCGGCCCATCGCTTGACAAGCCTGCGCTCCTCAAGGTATCCTTCGCCAAACCTTTCCATAAAACCTCCTCTAATTAATATTGTAGGTTGCGTCAGGTTCGGGCGGATCGTTTGATTACCAGTCCTTCAATCCGCCCTTTTTCATGTTATTTCCTCTTGTATTTTTGGTTATCCTTTACACCCGGCCGCCCCAAGGCTGCCAATATGGACGCTTTAATTTTTTCTTTGTCTTTCTCAGGATCAAGCCCCAGCCGTTGCGCCTCCATGACTAACAGCTCAGGTGCCAAATCTCCGGAAATCTCTGATGTAATGCCTGTTTGTACAACGGGTTCATCTTCAAACGACCCAACCCAGCTTTGGAATAGATCCGTTGCCGAACCTGCCATCTGCTTGAAAAAAAGTCGTCGCCTATAATTTTGAACGCTCATGTATCCTCCTTATAAAACTGAGACTGAAGGTCGGGTAGCGTATTGTTTCCAATGATCCGGTTTAAATGGACGGCATAATTTTGGGTCACCTGCCTGGCTTTGGTACAGTCTTTTTCGATCAGTGCGTTCAGTATATTAACGTGGTCCCCGAACAGCTCTTCCCTGCTTTTCTGCGTTGCCTTGAAAAAATGATCAAACGGAATCATATCGACATCGAAAATCTCTTCCACAATACCGGACATAACGCTGTTACCCGTTCCCTTGGCAATGATCCTAAAAAAAGACAGACTTTCCAGCCATACTTTTCTATGGTCCTTGGTAAAGATACTGCGACTTAAGGCCACATTGCTTTTTTGGAGTAAATCAAGCTGAGCTGTCGTCATGCGATGACATGCAAGTTCAACGATAATGGGAAAAAATAAGAATACGGATTCCATCTGATCCGCCATAACTTTTCGGGCAGATCTTTTTTCGGTGCCCCAATAGGGATCCAGAGTATTAAAGAAACGGGGTTTTAAAAAGGTGCCGCTGCCTTTTTTAATCTCAACCATGCCCCGGCCTTCCAGGGTATGAAGCAGACGCCTAAAGGTGTTCCGGCTGACATTAAGCTCCGCAGCAAGTTGACGTTCAGCAGGAAATCTATCCCCCGGTTTAAGACCTAGTGACTGGGCAATGGCTTCAAGCTGTTTAAACAAATCGTTCAGCATACCGTTCCTTTTAAACCGGGATAACATCAATATTTCTTTATTGGCTAGAAAAATATTAAAACGATAATATCATGTCAACAAAAATTCATCGTAAATTTAAGATTTGTTAAAATATCATAAGAATTGGTACTACCAATTCTTATGATATACAAATAGATGCCGACCAACACAAAAAAAATGGAAATTTTATGAGCGTAAGCTTCTGCGCCAGGTGCGAACCGCCTCATTGAGGGTTTTAAGCAAATCGTCAAACATATCGGGAGGAGTATCTGCAAAGCGGCCCTGTTCAGTGGCACACAGAATCAGCACCGTGCGCAGGACAGCCCTGCTGTAAAAAGGCATGGCAAAATAGGAA from uncultured Desulfobacter sp. includes these protein-coding regions:
- a CDS encoding GntR family transcriptional regulator, with the translated sequence MLNDLFKQLEAIAQSLGLKPGDRFPAERQLAAELNVSRNTFRRLLHTLEGRGMVEIKKGSGTFLKPRFFNTLDPYWGTEKRSARKVMADQMESVFLFFPIIVELACHRMTTAQLDLLQKSNVALSRSIFTKDHRKVWLESLSFFRIIAKGTGNSVMSGIVEEIFDVDMIPFDHFFKATQKSREELFGDHVNILNALIEKDCTKARQVTQNYAVHLNRIIGNNTLPDLQSQFYKEDT
- a CDS encoding CobW family GTP-binding protein, with translation MLETDPACGLDTLLPPSVVNAPELVGYELARAVLIRSTYIPGIRHRLGWSGIHEAVTSGLPPGSLTAKVNDMPGVFSFFPVDPGPGHTARFLLSYYPAPQEPLVEKYSIEAGILAMGPDYMEKVRNFVDHIDFAGLFHIGLIECLKSDHGIFISFQALHRLGWIAENGIEIVNENGPFQAVNPGDIDQDLPAFDMGMAFFRPFAASFSYTLGAAPSCFYSQKRKKEDAARGLLETNEQRLTLGYFSNGEKAGVADWEDSLSHITWSESMPFPHPYENELWWTPNLTGTGKSLDKKAVDSMTKPRFILLTGFLGTGKTSFLDHFIQAQTAANNFVAVIQNEIGEKGLDAALLDQTYAVTQMDEGCVCCTLAGNLRAALTDILDRYRPDFIVLETTGLANPANILSELQDLDDLFEFGSVTTLVDGSEGQRILDRFEVARDQVRLADVILINKCDLPGADLEGIEKQINKLNPVAVVHKTVHAAVHPGVLYGVNFRNPLRRPLFYMPGTHATHEDDQIETRLVTLDHSIDEAALNAVIKGGGEQILRVKGIVRFKDQPGPMVFQYAPGTWQITPFTGEETDDYFLVFIGLNLEQHLSTKGMFA
- a CDS encoding MBL fold metallo-hydrolase, with amino-acid sequence MSENIQRRDFLKGAVTGTGIGALAAMGLFSYSGMRKKLFPQKERKMTDIGACRNVKVTNISETSWFDNHVLMGDIKGAGGLLVNQYTYNWPPFGNGTGLGKGAYEAGIQQIKDLIPHDLDKAWEIIAKNSVNPENAGGYACLLEVEELSGNKRKFLLDSGWSYKWMDECFKREGIDKMLENREIEALFISHEHFDHYWGLPVTLKYDPTITIYIPEGFYPEGKKYIKDSGHTGKLVEVKNGLYKHIPGMATYVFPVPIICRVFGEQSIYFNVKDKGLVSVTGCCHQGIIRFAETAHNELKYEKDQFHGIYGGLHISPFEDWDPKYDDLVISLRNYGFERIGCNHCTGVLCAKKFISAGYPVVEGSARFRSKDKAYLGNGDVITFG